One genomic region from Pempheris klunzingeri isolate RE-2024b chromosome 4, fPemKlu1.hap1, whole genome shotgun sequence encodes:
- the aldoca gene encoding fructose-bisphosphate aldolase C-A, with the protein MTHRLPTLSEAQKKELHETALRIVSPGKGILAADESVGSMAKRLAQVGVENTEENRRQYRQILFSADDRINSCIGGVIFFHETLYQHSDNGVLFVKMIRDRGILVGIKVDKGVVPLAGTSGETTTQGLDGLSERCAQYKKDGAVFAKWRCVLKISDTNPSKLAIAENANVLARYSSICQQHGIVPIIEPEILPDGDHDLKRGQYITETVLAAVYKAMSDHHVYLEGTLLKPNMVTAGHSCSTKYSPEEVAMATVTALRRTVPPAVPGVAFLSGGQSEEEASVHLNAINNCPLAKPWVLTFSFGRALQASALRAWRGHKENEKAATEQFIKRAEGNSLACQGKYSSGDNYGDVGQRCYGSSYAY; encoded by the exons ATGACGCACCGGTTGCCTACGCTCTCGGAGGCGCAGAAGAAGGAGCTACATGAGACCGCGCTACGCATAGTTTCTCCAGGGAAGGGCATCCTGGCTGCAGATGAGTCTGTCG GCAGCATGGCTAAGCGCTTGGCCCAGGTTGGAGTGgagaacacagaggagaacCGCAGACAGTACCGGCAGATTCTCTTCAGTGCAGACGATCGCATCAACAGCTGCATTGGAGGGGTGATCTTCTTCCATGAGACGCTGTATCAGCACTCTGATAACGGTGTGCTCTTTGTCAAAATGATCAGGGACAGGGGCATCCTGGTTGGCATCAAG GTTGACAAGGGTGTTGTCCCCTTGGCAGGAACCAGTGGAGAAACCACCACACAGG GCCTCGATGGACTGTCAGAGCGCTGTGCACAGTATAAAAAGGATGGAGCCGTCTTTGCAAAGTGGCGCTGCGTGCTCAAAATCAGTGATACCAATCCATCAAAACTGGCAATTgcagaaaatgcaaatgttctTGCACGTTACTCCAGCATCTGCCAGCAG CATGGCATCGTGCCCATCATAGAGCCGGAGATTTTGCCCGATGGAGATCATGATCTGAAACGCGGCCAGTACATCACTGAGACG GTCCTGGCTGCAGTGTACAAGGCCATGTCAGACCACCATGTGTACCTGGAGGGCACTCTGCTCAAACCCAACATGGTCACCGCTGGACACAGCTGCTCCACTAAGTACAGCCCAGAGGAGGTTGCTATGGCAACTGTCACCGCCTTGCGCCGCACCGTTCCCCCAGCTGTCCCAG GAGTGGCTTTTCTCTCAGGTGGTCAGAGCGAAGAGGAGGCCTCCGTCCACCTGAACGCCATCAACAACTGCCCTCTGGCCAAACCCTGGGTCCTTACCTTCTCCTTTGGCCGAGCCCTGCAGGCGTCTGCGCTCAGAGCCTGGAGAGGACATAAAGAGAACGAGAAAGCTGCCACTGAGCAGTTCATCAAGAGAGCAGAG gGCAACAGTCTGGCATGTCAGGGGAAGTACAGCAGTGGTGATAACTATGGCGACGTTGGCCAGCGCTGCTACGGTTCCAGTTACGCATACTGA
- the dynll2a gene encoding dynein, light chain, LC8-type 2a, whose translation MTDRKAVIKNADMSEDMQQDAVDCATQAMEKYNIEKDIAAYIKKEFDKKYNPTWHCIVGRNFGSYVTHETKHFIYFYLGQVAILLFKSG comes from the exons ATGACCGACAGGAAAGCGGTGATCAAGAACGCAGACATGTCCGAGGACATGCAGCAGGACGCGGTGGACTGTGCCACCCAGGCCATGGAGAAGTACAACATAGAGAAGGACATCGCAGCCTACATCAAGAAG gAGTTTGACAAGAAGTATAACCCCACCTGGCACTGCATCGTCGGGAGGAACTTTGGCAGCTACGTCACCCACGAGACAAAGCATTTCATTTACTTCTACTTGGGCCAAGTGGCCATCTTGCTCTTCAAGTCTGGCTGA
- the srsf1a gene encoding serine/arginine-rich splicing factor 1A, which translates to MSGVVRGPAGNNDCRIYVGNLPPDIRTKDVEDVFYKYGTIRDIDLKNRRGGPPFAFIEFEDPRDADDAVYGRDGYDYDGYRLRVEFPRSGRGSRGGFSGIGGAPRGRYGPPSRRSEYRVIVSGLPQSGSWQDLKDHMREAGDVCYADVFRDGTGVVEFVRKEDMTYAVRKLDNTKFRSHEGETAYIRVKLDGPRSPSYGRSRSRSRGSRSRSRSRSASRSRSNSRGRGRGSPRYSPRHSRSRSRS; encoded by the exons ATGTCGGGTGTTGTGCGAGGCCCCGCTGGGAACAACGACTGTCGGATATACGTGGGGAATCTCCCTCCTGATATTCGCACAAAAGACGTGGAAGACGTTTTCTACAAATACGGGACAATTCGAGATATCGACCTGAAGAACCGGAGAGGAGGGCCGCCGTTCGCCTTCATAGAGTTTGAAGACCCCAG GGACGCGGATGATGCCGTTTACGGACGTGATGGATACGACTACGACGGCTACAGACTGCGTGTGGAGTTTCCCCGGAGCGGCAGGGGCTCCAGAGGCGGGTTCAGCGGGATTGGAGGAGCTCCCAGAGGCAGATACGGGCCTCCATCCAGACGCTCCGAGTACAGGGTCATTGTGTCGG GACTCCCTCAGAGCGGCAGCTGGCAGGACCTGAAGGACCATATGCGTGAGGCAGGCGACGTGTGCTACGCTGACGTTTTCAGAGATGGAACTGGAGTTGTAGAATTTGTGCGCAAAGAAGACATGACCTATGCCGTTCGAAAGCTGGACAACACCAAATTCCGCTCGCATGAG GGAGAGACTGCTTACATTCGTGTGAAATTAGACGGTCCCCGCAGCCCAAGTTACGGAAGATCACGCTCCCGAAGCCGTGGCAGCCGGAGCAGGAGCCGCAGTCGCAGCGCCAGCCGCAGCCGCAGCAATTCCCGTGGTCGTGGCAGAGGATCGCCCCGCTACTCGCCTCGTCACAGCCGCTCTCGCTCCCGTTCCTAA